The proteins below are encoded in one region of Neisseria macacae ATCC 33926:
- a CDS encoding Lsa family ABC-F type ribosomal protection protein — protein MSTIKIENLSFSYHGYVKPIFENVSFSFETNWKIGLIGRNGIGKSTLFKLLLNEETYQGKIIKDVEFIKFPPNITDTSKSGIELYKELIPDGEEWKLFRELSLLNVDENLVYREFETLSKGEQTKILLAILFTREDGFLLIDEPTNHLDMHGRKIVSEYLKSKKGFLLISHDRDFLDGCINHVISINRNSIDVQSGNFTSWYENKLMKDQFEISKNEKLRKDIKRLKEAARQCQIWSDKIENTKNGVKISGVKPDKGYIGHKSAKMMKRSKNLENRQNKAIEEKQNLLKDIETKENLLLHPLHHRKNPLISVSDLSSYYGEKQILSNVSFEIKQGDIVAIYGSNGSGKSTLIKILLGLNHEYTGEIKLASNLKISYIPQDTSDLTGSLNEYIHKQDVDETLCKTILRKLDFSRELFEMDMKNYSDGQKKKVLIAVSLSKPAHLFVWDEPLNYIDVISRIQIEEIIREAKPTLIFVEHDKRFVENIINKIIQL, from the coding sequence ATGTCGACAATTAAAATTGAAAACCTCAGTTTCTCATATCATGGATATGTAAAACCTATATTTGAAAATGTATCGTTTTCCTTTGAGACAAACTGGAAAATAGGGTTGATAGGAAGAAATGGAATTGGCAAATCAACGCTATTTAAGTTACTTTTAAATGAAGAAACTTATCAAGGTAAAATAATTAAGGATGTTGAATTTATTAAATTTCCACCAAATATAACTGATACTTCAAAATCAGGGATTGAGTTATATAAAGAACTCATACCAGATGGGGAAGAATGGAAATTATTTAGAGAACTTAGTTTGCTCAATGTAGATGAGAACCTTGTTTATAGAGAATTTGAAACGCTTTCTAAAGGAGAACAAACAAAAATCCTTTTAGCTATTTTGTTTACAAGAGAAGATGGTTTTTTACTTATTGATGAACCAACAAACCATTTGGATATGCACGGCAGAAAAATTGTAAGTGAATATCTGAAAAGTAAAAAAGGTTTCTTGCTTATATCTCATGATAGAGATTTTTTAGACGGCTGCATCAATCATGTTATTTCTATTAACAGGAATTCTATTGATGTTCAATCAGGAAATTTTACATCATGGTATGAAAACAAATTGATGAAAGACCAATTTGAAATCAGTAAAAACGAGAAATTAAGAAAAGATATTAAACGATTAAAAGAAGCTGCAAGACAATGTCAAATTTGGTCTGATAAAATTGAAAATACTAAAAATGGTGTGAAAATATCAGGTGTAAAACCAGACAAAGGATATATAGGTCATAAGTCAGCCAAGATGATGAAAAGATCTAAGAATTTGGAGAATAGACAAAATAAGGCAATAGAAGAAAAACAGAATTTACTAAAAGATATTGAAACAAAGGAAAATCTATTATTGCATCCGTTACATCATCGCAAAAATCCTCTAATATCGGTTAGTGATTTATCATCATACTATGGAGAAAAACAGATATTAAGTAACGTGAGCTTTGAAATAAAACAAGGCGATATAGTAGCTATATATGGTAGTAATGGAAGTGGAAAATCGACCTTGATTAAAATTTTATTAGGTCTAAATCATGAGTATACAGGTGAGATAAAATTAGCAAGTAATTTGAAAATATCGTATATTCCTCAAGATACATCTGATTTAACAGGTAGCCTAAATGAGTATATTCATAAGCAAGATGTTGATGAAACATTGTGTAAAACAATTCTTAGAAAATTAGATTTTTCAAGAGAATTATTTGAAATGGATATGAAGAATTATAGTGATGGACAAAAAAAGAAAGTCTTAATTGCCGTCAGTTTGTCAAAGCCGGCTCATTTATTTGTTTGGGACGAACCATTAAATTATATAGATGTAATATCCAGAATACAGATTGAGGAAATCATAAGAGAAGCAAAGCCTACACTTATATTTGTGGAACACGATAAGCGATTTGTAGAAAATATAATCAATAAAATCATACAATTATAA
- the argS gene encoding arginine--tRNA ligase, translating into MNLHQTVEREAAAAFAAAGIADSPVVLQLTKNAEHGDFQINGVMGAAKKAKQNPRELAQKVAEALAGNAVIESAEVAGPGFINLRLRPEFLAQNIHAALNDARFGIAKTDKPQTVVIDYSSPNLAKEMHVGHLRSSIIGDSISRVLEFMGNTVIRQNHVGDWGTQFGMLVAYLVEQQKDNAAFELADLEQFYRAAKVRFDEDPAFADTAREYVVKLQGGDETVLALWKQFVDISLSHAQAVYDTLGLKLRPEDVAGESKYNDDLQPVVDDLVQKGLAVEDDGAKVVFLDEFKNKEGEPAAFIVQKQGGGFLYASTDLACLRYRIGRLKADRLLYVVDHRQALHFEQLFTTSRKAGYLPEDAKAEFIGFGTMMGKDGKPFKTRSGDTVKLVDLLTEAVERATALVKEKNPELGADEAAKIGKTVGIGAVKYADLSKNRTSDYVFDWDAMLSFEGNTAPYLQYAYTRVQSVLRKAGEWDATAPTVLTEPLEKQLAAELLKFEDVLQSVADTAYPHYLAAYLYQTATLFSRFYEACPILKAEGATRNSRLQLAKLTGDTLKQGLDLLGIDVLDVM; encoded by the coding sequence ATGAACCTACATCAAACCGTCGAACGCGAAGCCGCTGCTGCCTTTGCCGCCGCAGGCATCGCCGACAGCCCTGTTGTCTTGCAGCTGACCAAAAACGCCGAACACGGCGATTTCCAAATCAACGGCGTGATGGGTGCGGCGAAAAAAGCCAAACAAAATCCGCGCGAATTGGCGCAAAAGGTGGCCGAAGCATTGGCGGGCAACGCCGTGATTGAAAGCGCGGAAGTGGCCGGCCCGGGTTTCATCAACCTGCGCCTGCGCCCCGAATTTCTCGCCCAAAACATTCACGCGGCTTTGAACGATGCGCGTTTCGGCATAGCAAAAACCGACAAACCGCAAACCGTCGTTATCGACTATTCCTCGCCCAATCTGGCAAAAGAAATGCACGTCGGCCACCTGCGTTCCAGCATCATCGGCGACAGTATTTCGCGCGTGTTGGAATTTATGGGCAACACCGTCATCCGCCAAAACCACGTCGGCGACTGGGGTACGCAATTCGGCATGTTGGTTGCTTATTTGGTTGAGCAGCAAAAAGATAATGCCGCGTTTGAGTTGGCGGATTTGGAGCAGTTTTACCGCGCCGCCAAAGTGCGCTTTGACGAAGACCCCGCCTTTGCCGACACCGCGCGCGAATACGTTGTGAAGCTGCAAGGCGGCGATGAAACCGTGTTGGCGTTGTGGAAACAGTTTGTCGATATTTCGCTCTCGCACGCCCAAGCCGTTTACGACACGCTGGGCTTGAAACTGCGTCCTGAGGACGTGGCGGGAGAATCGAAATACAACGACGATTTGCAGCCCGTGGTCGATGATTTGGTTCAAAAAGGTCTGGCGGTCGAAGACGACGGCGCGAAAGTCGTGTTCTTGGACGAGTTCAAAAACAAAGAAGGTGAACCCGCCGCGTTTATCGTGCAAAAACAAGGCGGCGGCTTCCTTTACGCCTCCACCGATTTGGCGTGCCTGCGCTACCGCATAGGTCGTCTGAAAGCCGACCGCCTGCTCTACGTCGTCGACCACCGCCAAGCCCTGCACTTCGAACAACTTTTCACCACTTCCCGTAAAGCAGGCTATCTGCCGGAAGATGCAAAAGCTGAGTTTATCGGCTTCGGCACCATGATGGGCAAAGACGGCAAACCGTTCAAAACGCGCAGCGGCGATACCGTGAAACTGGTTGACCTGCTGACCGAAGCCGTCGAACGCGCCACTGCTTTGGTGAAAGAAAAAAATCCCGAATTGGGCGCGGACGAAGCCGCTAAAATCGGCAAAACCGTCGGCATCGGCGCGGTCAAATACGCCGATTTGAGCAAAAACCGCACCAGCGATTATGTGTTCGACTGGGACGCCATGCTCTCGTTTGAAGGCAACACCGCCCCCTACCTGCAATACGCCTACACCCGCGTGCAAAGCGTGTTGCGCAAAGCAGGCGAATGGGACGCAACCGCGCCAACCGTTTTGACCGAACCGCTGGAAAAACAGCTTGCCGCCGAGCTTCTGAAATTCGAAGACGTGCTGCAAAGCGTGGCGGACACGGCGTATCCGCACTACCTCGCCGCCTACCTCTACCAAACCGCCACCCTGTTCAGCCGCTTTTACGAAGCCTGCCCGATACTCAAAGCCGAAGGCGCAACCCGCAACAGCCGCCTGCAACTGGCGAAGCTCACCGGCGACACGCTGAAACAAGGCTTGGATTTGCTGGGCATTGATGTGTTGGATGTGATGTAA
- a CDS encoding ABC transporter permease/substrate-binding protein, whose product MPDFLPVPPAELWQATLEHLRLSLIALLCAVALAVPLAVWLADKRRWAEGVLQVTNILQTIPSLALLGLLIPFVGIGSPPVLIALTLYALLPIFQNTYLGLSQIDPAIKEAHTAFGLSRWQALWRIELPMALPAMISGIRTASVLIIGTATLAALIGAGGLGNLILLGIDRNNMAMTFTGALLSALLAVLVSGGIGILQKSKHKLPITSALLAILIAIGLAPIFQTNPSAQKITIAGKLGSEPDILINMYKQLIEENNPRAQVMLKPNFGKTSFLFNALNSGEIDIYPEFTGTVLESLVKVPAEQQNRLLSPEQTYQTAKDLLARQHRLTFLPPMAYQNTYALAVSQDYAAAHNLHKISDLKRVQNQIRAGFTLEFTNRADGYKGLQQHGIQFSHLSTLEPALRYTALLNGKIDLVEAYSTDSDLKQYRLAVLSDDIALFPSYQGAPLMKTEFAEQHPDVVNALNKLAGKISEAEMTEMNYRVKVGGEKPADVARDYLQKNGLINDKGK is encoded by the coding sequence ATGCCCGATTTCCTTCCTGTCCCGCCAGCCGAACTGTGGCAGGCGACGCTTGAACACCTCCGCCTCTCCCTGATTGCCCTACTTTGCGCAGTCGCACTTGCCGTACCGCTCGCCGTGTGGCTGGCGGACAAACGGCGTTGGGCGGAAGGTGTTTTGCAAGTGACCAATATCCTGCAAACCATTCCGTCCCTCGCGCTGCTCGGCTTGCTGATTCCCTTTGTCGGCATCGGTTCGCCGCCGGTTTTGATCGCGCTGACGCTCTATGCCCTGTTGCCGATTTTTCAAAACACCTATCTTGGTTTGAGCCAAATCGATCCCGCCATCAAAGAAGCGCACACCGCGTTCGGCTTGTCCCGTTGGCAGGCGTTGTGGCGCATTGAATTGCCGATGGCGCTGCCCGCCATGATTTCCGGCATCCGCACCGCGTCCGTATTGATTATCGGCACGGCGACACTCGCCGCGCTTATCGGCGCAGGCGGCTTGGGCAACCTTATTTTGCTCGGCATCGACCGCAACAACATGGCGATGACGTTTACCGGCGCGCTGCTGTCCGCCCTGCTCGCCGTACTGGTCAGCGGCGGCATCGGCATACTGCAAAAGTCAAAACACAAACTGCCGATTACCTCCGCCCTGCTTGCCATCCTTATCGCCATCGGTTTGGCACCGATTTTTCAAACGAACCCATCCGCACAAAAAATCACCATCGCAGGCAAGCTCGGCAGCGAACCCGACATCCTCATCAATATGTACAAACAGTTGATTGAGGAAAACAATCCGCGCGCGCAAGTGATGCTTAAACCCAATTTCGGCAAAACCTCATTCCTGTTCAACGCCTTAAACAGCGGCGAAATCGACATCTACCCCGAATTTACCGGCACCGTCCTTGAAAGTCTGGTCAAAGTCCCCGCCGAACAGCAAAACCGCCTCCTTTCTCCCGAACAGACCTACCAAACCGCCAAAGATCTGCTTGCCCGACAACACCGGCTGACTTTTCTGCCGCCGATGGCATACCAAAACACCTACGCCCTCGCCGTCAGTCAAGACTACGCCGCCGCGCACAACCTGCACAAAATATCCGACCTCAAGCGCGTGCAAAACCAAATCCGCGCCGGTTTTACCCTCGAATTTACCAACCGCGCCGACGGCTACAAAGGTCTGCAACAACACGGCATACAGTTTAGCCACCTCTCGACGCTCGAACCCGCCCTGCGCTACACCGCCCTCCTAAACGGCAAAATCGACCTCGTCGAAGCTTATTCCACCGACAGCGACCTCAAACAATACCGCCTTGCCGTCCTTTCAGACGACATCGCCCTTTTCCCTTCCTACCAAGGCGCACCGCTGATGAAAACCGAGTTTGCCGAACAGCATCCCGACGTCGTGAATGCATTGAACAAACTGGCAGGCAAAATCAGCGAAGCCGAAATGACCGAAATGAACTACCGCGTGAAAGTAGGTGGAGAAAAACCGGCGGACGTAGCGCGGGATTATTTACAAAAAAACGGTTTAATAAACGATAAGGGCAAATGA
- the tehA gene encoding dicarboxylate transporter/tellurite-resistance protein TehA → MSTRKFPVPLSYFSMPLGLFALGLSWRYGAHIGLLPHWAAETLLAAAFMLWLLLVIAYVIKIRFFRPEFLQDLQDLVQCCFISAIPITTMLAGLAALPYQTPLAKGLILLGTAGQLAFAMYRAGGLWRGVHTLDATTPIVYLPTVATNFVSATAMAVLGWSDYAWLFLGAGLFSWLSLEAAILSRLRTGTPVNAPVRGIVGIQLAPAFVGCGAYFAASGGHIDTFALLLIGYGCLQFLLLLRLLPWMLEQGFSPSFWGFSFGLAAMTGCGFHLIAEQRLLFLGYFLATAGSGLVMLLLLATLNLARQGRLLVK, encoded by the coding sequence ATGAGTACCCGAAAATTTCCCGTCCCTCTAAGCTATTTCAGCATGCCCTTGGGGCTTTTCGCGCTCGGTTTGTCTTGGCGTTACGGCGCGCATATCGGGCTTTTGCCGCATTGGGCTGCGGAAACGCTTTTAGCCGCCGCATTTATGCTTTGGCTGCTGCTGGTTATTGCCTACGTCATCAAAATCCGTTTTTTCCGCCCCGAATTTTTGCAGGATTTGCAGGATTTGGTGCAATGCTGCTTCATCAGCGCGATTCCGATTACCACGATGCTGGCAGGTTTGGCAGCCTTACCCTATCAAACGCCACTGGCAAAAGGGTTGATTTTGCTGGGAACGGCGGGGCAGTTGGCATTTGCCATGTACCGCGCAGGCGGCTTGTGGCGCGGCGTTCATACCCTTGATGCCACCACGCCGATTGTTTACCTGCCCACCGTTGCCACCAATTTTGTCAGCGCGACCGCAATGGCGGTATTGGGTTGGTCGGATTACGCCTGGCTGTTTTTGGGCGCGGGTCTGTTCTCATGGCTTAGCTTGGAAGCCGCCATATTGAGCCGTTTGCGTACCGGCACACCCGTCAACGCCCCTGTGCGCGGTATTGTCGGCATTCAGCTTGCGCCCGCTTTTGTCGGCTGCGGCGCCTATTTTGCTGCATCAGGCGGACACATCGATACCTTCGCGCTGCTTTTAATCGGCTACGGCTGCCTGCAATTCCTGCTACTGCTGCGCCTTCTGCCTTGGATGCTGGAACAAGGTTTCAGCCCCAGCTTTTGGGGTTTCTCGTTCGGTTTGGCGGCAATGACAGGCTGCGGTTTCCATTTGATCGCCGAACAGCGTTTACTGTTTTTAGGCTATTTCCTCGCTACCGCAGGCTCCGGTTTGGTGATGTTGCTATTGTTGGCGACTTTGAATTTGGCGAGACAAGGGCGCTTGTTGGTGAAATGA
- a CDS encoding tetratricopeptide repeat protein, which yields MKSKLSALAATALLAACSAVPHHNEQAKALLDEGIALYQKQDYQHAKPYFEQAQQAGHMKAPRYLGLMYLNGEGVAKNAQTAFAYFTQAAAAGDITGQYWLGYCYENGIGTAKDMTQAVRWYQKSAARGDHVSQPAIDALNRLGVKAN from the coding sequence ATGAAATCCAAACTATCCGCGCTTGCCGCTACCGCCCTTCTGGCCGCCTGTTCTGCCGTTCCGCATCATAACGAGCAGGCGAAAGCCCTGCTGGACGAAGGCATCGCCCTGTATCAAAAACAGGATTACCAACACGCCAAACCCTACTTTGAGCAGGCGCAACAGGCGGGGCATATGAAGGCGCCGCGTTATCTGGGCTTGATGTATCTGAACGGCGAAGGCGTCGCCAAAAATGCACAAACCGCTTTCGCCTACTTCACGCAGGCTGCCGCAGCGGGCGACATCACGGGGCAATACTGGCTGGGCTATTGCTACGAAAACGGTATCGGCACGGCAAAAGACATGACCCAGGCCGTGCGCTGGTATCAGAAATCCGCCGCACGTGGCGACCATGTTTCCCAGCCTGCTATTGACGCGCTGAACCGCTTGGGCGTGAAAGCAAATTAA
- a CDS encoding ABC transporter ATP-binding protein: MMQPEHTPLIEFKNVSKRYDNHTAVNELNLTIYQGEFFVLVGGSGSGKSTTLRMINALTEPTDGDVYFNGRRIKDYDIRGLRHRIGYVLQQIALFPTMTVRQNIELMPDILGWDKPKRTSRVNELLELVGMPPETYLNRYPHELSGGEQQRIGILRAIATKPDILLMDEPFSALDPLARASLQETVSLIHKKLGTTIVFVTHDMNEAAKLACRIGVMQQGRLVQVDTPQDIQNHPADDYVRSLFGVAQPENTASADEVINLYRRLDADGKARVREHWAKEENKKD, translated from the coding sequence ATGATGCAGCCTGAACATACTCCCTTAATCGAATTCAAAAACGTCAGCAAACGCTACGACAACCACACCGCTGTGAACGAACTGAATCTGACCATTTATCAAGGCGAGTTTTTCGTGTTGGTGGGCGGTTCGGGCAGCGGCAAATCGACCACGCTGCGCATGATTAACGCTCTGACCGAGCCGACCGACGGCGATGTTTATTTCAACGGTAGGCGTATCAAAGATTACGACATCCGCGGGCTGCGCCACCGCATCGGTTACGTGCTGCAACAAATCGCCCTGTTCCCCACCATGACCGTGCGGCAGAATATCGAGCTGATGCCCGACATTTTGGGCTGGGACAAACCGAAGCGTACATCGCGCGTGAACGAACTGCTCGAGCTGGTCGGTATGCCGCCCGAAACCTACCTAAACCGCTATCCGCACGAACTCTCAGGCGGCGAACAGCAGCGCATCGGCATCCTGCGCGCCATCGCCACCAAACCCGACATCTTGTTGATGGACGAACCCTTTTCCGCCCTCGACCCGCTCGCCCGCGCCTCCCTTCAGGAAACCGTTTCCCTGATTCACAAAAAACTCGGTACCACCATCGTTTTCGTTACCCACGACATGAACGAAGCCGCCAAACTCGCCTGTCGCATCGGCGTGATGCAACAAGGCAGGCTGGTGCAGGTCGATACGCCGCAGGATATTCAAAACCATCCGGCGGATGATTATGTGCGCTCCCTGTTCGGCGTGGCACAGCCGGAAAACACCGCCTCCGCCGACGAAGTCATCAACCTTTACCGCCGTTTGGACGCAGACGGCAAAGCGCGGGTAAGGGAACACTGGGCAAAAGAAGAAAACAAAAAAGATTAG
- a CDS encoding alpha/beta hydrolase-fold protein, protein MKKTATVIAAGLLLAACTATQNTAENSPAAQSTQNPAWDKQYGGADKAYDSRLLALREQIAPRFEVLTFKDPQTGKEMQYNLYTPKNLEPGRKYPLVMFIADASTAGKGVKAPLMQGYGGIIWATDEAQAKHPAFVLVPSYTETAVNDQWQTTDEVGMTLRLVRSLMAEKPIDPDRVYTTGQSMGGMISFYLNSIEPNLFAASMFVGSQWDINVLKPLAQAKFIYTVSAGDPKASAGMAQVGEMLQQNKVAYAETEFSAKLPQSEQDAKVRQMLAQGRRINFIRFTPNTVIPANTTHKGAEHMYSFDYAYLIEPARDWLMQQKRGK, encoded by the coding sequence ATGAAAAAAACCGCCACCGTCATCGCCGCCGGCCTGCTGCTGGCAGCCTGCACCGCCACGCAAAACACCGCTGAAAACAGCCCCGCCGCCCAAAGCACACAAAATCCCGCTTGGGACAAACAGTATGGCGGAGCGGACAAAGCCTACGACAGCCGCCTGCTCGCCCTGCGCGAGCAAATCGCCCCGCGTTTTGAAGTGCTGACCTTCAAAGACCCGCAAACGGGTAAAGAAATGCAGTACAACCTCTACACGCCGAAAAACCTCGAACCCGGCCGCAAATACCCGCTGGTGATGTTCATCGCTGATGCCAGCACCGCAGGCAAAGGCGTGAAAGCCCCGCTGATGCAGGGCTACGGCGGCATTATTTGGGCTACCGACGAAGCGCAGGCGAAACACCCCGCGTTCGTCCTCGTGCCGTCCTACACCGAAACGGCGGTAAACGACCAATGGCAAACCACGGACGAAGTCGGCATGACCCTGCGCCTTGTCAGAAGCCTGATGGCTGAAAAACCGATTGACCCCGACCGTGTTTACACCACAGGCCAATCCATGGGCGGCATGATTTCCTTTTATCTCAACAGCATCGAGCCGAATCTTTTTGCCGCTTCCATGTTCGTCGGCAGCCAATGGGACATCAACGTGTTGAAACCGTTGGCGCAGGCGAAATTCATCTATACCGTTTCCGCCGGAGACCCTAAGGCATCGGCAGGCATGGCGCAAGTCGGCGAAATGCTGCAACAAAACAAAGTCGCCTACGCCGAAACCGAGTTTTCCGCCAAACTGCCGCAGTCCGAACAAGACGCGAAAGTCCGACAAATGCTCGCCCAAGGCAGACGCATCAACTTTATCCGCTTCACGCCGAATACGGTGATTCCCGCAAACACCACCCACAAAGGCGCGGAGCATATGTATTCGTTTGATTACGCCTACCTGATCGAACCCGCCCGTGATTGGCTGATGCAGCAGAAACGGGGTAAATAA
- a CDS encoding class I SAM-dependent methyltransferase has protein sequence MPSAKLIQKLKPALQNPLPPEQDGILLCLDSDNVTGDNAKYMKMYNRLARWYDFGERWIARLKYGNSINEMRRSLMDELEWRQDCTALYVSIGTGTDLNYLPANIDPSTLDLTGADLSLGMLERCRNVWRKKAAGLDLVHCNAEDLPFADNMFDVVFHVGGINFFSDKQKAINEMLRVAKPGTKIMIADETTDFIQQQYKKSLFTRNYFQDSDFDLTQIENCIPETVQEKKTRLLWSNRFYCITFRKPA, from the coding sequence ATGCCTTCCGCCAAGCTCATCCAAAAGCTCAAACCCGCCTTACAAAACCCGCTTCCGCCCGAACAAGACGGTATCTTGTTGTGCCTCGATTCCGACAACGTCACGGGCGACAACGCCAAATACATGAAAATGTACAACCGCCTCGCCCGTTGGTACGATTTCGGCGAACGCTGGATAGCCCGCCTCAAATACGGCAACAGCATCAACGAAATGCGGCGTAGCCTGATGGATGAACTGGAATGGCGGCAGGACTGCACCGCGCTCTACGTCTCCATCGGCACAGGTACCGACTTAAACTACCTGCCCGCCAACATCGACCCCTCCACGCTGGACTTGACCGGCGCCGACCTGTCGCTCGGCATGTTGGAACGCTGCCGCAACGTATGGCGGAAAAAAGCGGCGGGCTTGGACTTGGTACACTGCAACGCCGAAGATTTACCCTTTGCCGACAATATGTTCGACGTCGTATTCCATGTGGGCGGCATCAATTTTTTCAGCGACAAGCAAAAAGCCATCAACGAAATGCTGCGCGTTGCCAAGCCCGGCACCAAAATCATGATCGCAGACGAAACCACCGACTTCATCCAACAACAATACAAAAAAAGCCTATTTACGCGTAACTACTTCCAAGACTCCGATTTCGACCTGACACAAATCGAAAACTGCATTCCCGAAACCGTACAGGAAAAGAAAACGCGGCTGCTGTGGAGCAACCGCTTTTACTGCATTACCTTCCGCAAACCTGCCTAA
- a CDS encoding ferredoxin reductase family protein, with protein MKNIKFTLAIFFGGIFALWLLATSFPDQWGVFPVRNLLLQPTGTISILAMSGCLILAVRPKILETPLGGLDKMYRLHKWLGIIALSGSILHWTCKQFPKWLVKLGLFDGKKPPRPPMQEILTLKDWLATQRHFAEEVGEIAFYVALVLLVAALIKRIPYRWFAKLHILIVPVYLALVWHTIVLANFSYWSQPLGWLLIAAMLAGIACSLIALFKRIGKPQNATVSALNQNGNLLSLTLNAPKWQGHRAGQFLFLRAHGESHPFTIASDWQPDNQQLTLVIKDLGDYTRRLPQRLNIGDTVQIDGAYGRFDFSDGQAQIWVSNGIGFTPFLARLNELAKQPATQPIDWFHADRNLPAETLAHWQNLAQQANVNFHYIPSETQRLSAEHIGQTVRDSANRSLWLCGNRNFTRSISGSLKTRSQHLELFEFR; from the coding sequence ATGAAAAACATTAAATTTACCTTAGCCATATTTTTCGGCGGCATATTCGCTTTATGGCTGCTTGCTACATCATTTCCAGATCAGTGGGGCGTATTTCCCGTACGCAACCTATTGCTGCAACCAACCGGCACCATCAGCATACTGGCCATGAGTGGCTGCCTGATACTTGCCGTGCGCCCCAAAATACTGGAGACCCCGCTCGGCGGGCTGGACAAAATGTACCGCCTGCACAAATGGCTCGGCATCATTGCCCTTTCAGGCAGCATCCTGCATTGGACCTGCAAACAATTCCCCAAATGGCTGGTAAAGCTCGGTCTGTTTGACGGCAAAAAGCCGCCACGCCCGCCGATGCAGGAAATATTGACATTAAAAGATTGGCTGGCTACCCAACGCCACTTTGCCGAAGAAGTTGGCGAAATCGCTTTTTATGTTGCCCTCGTCCTGCTTGTCGCCGCCCTCATCAAGCGCATACCCTACCGCTGGTTTGCCAAACTCCACATACTTATCGTCCCCGTTTATCTCGCGCTCGTGTGGCACACCATCGTACTGGCAAATTTTTCCTATTGGTCGCAACCGCTGGGCTGGCTGCTCATCGCCGCCATGCTTGCAGGCATCGCCTGCTCGCTGATTGCCCTATTCAAACGCATCGGCAAACCGCAAAACGCTACCGTATCCGCCCTAAATCAAAACGGCAATCTGCTCTCCCTGACCCTGAACGCCCCGAAATGGCAGGGACACCGCGCAGGACAATTCCTCTTTTTACGCGCACATGGAGAAAGCCACCCCTTTACCATCGCCTCCGACTGGCAGCCTGATAACCAACAGCTCACACTCGTTATCAAAGACTTGGGCGACTACACCCGCCGCCTGCCGCAGCGCCTGAACATCGGCGACACCGTGCAAATCGACGGCGCATACGGACGTTTCGATTTTTCCGATGGACAAGCGCAAATCTGGGTCAGCAACGGTATCGGTTTTACCCCTTTTCTCGCACGACTCAACGAACTGGCCAAACAGCCCGCCACCCAGCCGATAGACTGGTTTCATGCCGATAGAAACCTGCCTGCCGAAACGCTCGCCCACTGGCAAAATTTAGCGCAGCAAGCCAATGTCAATTTCCACTATATCCCCTCCGAAACCCAAAGGCTCTCCGCCGAACATATCGGGCAGACTGTCCGCGACAGTGCAAACCGCAGCCTATGGCTTTGTGGCAACCGCAATTTCACTCGCAGCATCTCAGGCAGCCTAAAAACGCGGTCGCAACATTTGGAGTTGTTTGAATTCCGCTAA
- a CDS encoding CsbD family protein yields MSGKLDQISGNVKEKAGELLNDSKLQAEGVIQQGIGKVKEVAADIEEKASDVLKKGKEEAGHLVDEAKEKAENLIDDIKSKF; encoded by the coding sequence ATGAGCGGCAAATTAGACCAAATCAGCGGTAATGTAAAAGAAAAAGCCGGAGAACTGTTAAACGACTCCAAACTCCAAGCAGAAGGCGTGATCCAACAAGGCATTGGCAAAGTCAAAGAAGTTGCCGCCGACATTGAGGAAAAAGCAAGCGACGTATTGAAAAAAGGCAAAGAAGAAGCAGGACATCTGGTTGACGAGGCAAAGGAAAAAGCCGAGAACCTGATTGACGACATCAAAAGCAAGTTCTAA